The nucleotide window CCAGGGAAGCCGCTTAACAGATGGATACCTCTGCGCGTTAGTGTCCGGAGGAAGCACACAAATCTTCAAAGtgcaaaggaacaaaaaaaacgaaatcaATTTGAGCAAATTAGCCCAAACGGTCGATATTTCCATTGGAGACATAATTGACAAAATTGCCAGGCTGCTGGGTCTGCCCGTTGGGTTGGGGGGAGGTCCCTTCCTTGAGAGGAAGTCAGCAGAGTTCGTTCGAAGAATGAAGGAGCAGCGGCTAAGTGGGGAGGCTTGCGCGGATCCATTTCAGCCCTTTCCCGTTCCCTTCTGCGCGAACAACCGAGTCGATTTTTCGTAAGAAAGGCTACCCCATCGGTAGCGGCGTTGGTGCGGCGGTGGTGCAGCGGTGTTGCGGCGTTTCCATGGGCTACACTGTCCGTGTGTCGCCCTGGACATATCTCTCCGTTTCGCTTCTACGCTTTGTTTGTctgcttcgcttcttcacttcgcttctccacttcgcttctccacttcgctTCCCCACTTCGCTTCCCCACTTGGCAGCTTCTCAGGCCTGTACAACCACCTGCGCAAAATCATCGAGGagtcaaaaaagggagagtcCTTCGAGCGGGAAAAAGACAGGTATGCCTACTTCAGTcagaaaaacattttcaacCACCTCCTGACGcagattaacaaaattatgtatttctCTGAGCtgcattttaatataaaaaaaatatgcctagTGGGGGGAGTCGGGTGCAACCAATTTTTGATTAGCAAGTTGAGATGCATGGCTAGGGGGAGAAATCAATTGCAAGTTCGGCTAAACGAATTTAAAAGGTTAAGGAAAAGGCTAAATaagaggttaaaaaaaataagtgagAAAAAGTTTTTACATTCGAAAGTTTCCAAGGAAGTGCTCAAAGGGGAAATAGACTTCAGTGCATCCCTGGCGTGGGATGTTTACCTAAAGCTTCTtttaaagaggaaaacaGAACGAGATATCTTGTCAGCTTTAGAgtgttttaattttgagGACTTTTCGAAACTGAAGGAGGGGGGGCACTTCCTTCTGGAGGGTcattccgcttcccccgaaAGTGAAGGTGAGTGATTTGCCCTGTTTTTAGAGCGATTTGTGCGGTTTGTTTCTCCATTTTAAGCAGTTTGCTGGAAGGCTTTTTCGCCTTTGGGGGATTAGCCGTCTGAGTGTCCTTCCACCGCGCAAGTGAAGGGGCACGCCAACGCGCACATCAACAGGCACATCAGCGCGTACATCAAATCTTACCTTAACGCCCACCTCATCGCTCACTCCGCCGCTCTACTCGCAGCGCCCTGGAGCGTGTACAAGACGCCGCCCAACCTCAGCAGAGACAACGCGGCCATGATTTGCTTTAGCGCCTTTTTGAATTTGCACAACAAAAGGTAGGTACCCCCCCCCGAGGTATTCTCCATCCGTGAAGAGGGGACCCTCCTGTGGGGGTGTGTCTCCAGGGAGTTGACTCCCACGCATAGGGAAACGCGCCCACAAGTGGTAATGCTGCTTCCACACAGCAGGTAAAGCTACAGCCACATTGGTAATGCTACTTCTGCACACCCCACTTCCCCCTCTTAGCGACCTCCATGAGGATGCGTCTCAGGTTGAAATTAAACCAACGGTGAAGACCCGGGTGGAAAAtaacttcctcctcttttccGACATGATCGTTTTTGATGTGTTTCTGCGGAAGTTTGGCGCCCAGGGGGGGTGATAGCCCCTCCACGCAGAAGCACTCATGAGTGGGGGTCTGCCTACCCAACTACTTACGCGCGATGTTTTCGTAAACATGTGGGGCGTTTCCTCGGCGCGGTTCTCAcgaggaagagggggaagggaaGACATAGCTAAACCTTCACATAGCCAGGCGAGTAACTCCATGTTCGTACGCCCTTTGCAGCTCCAACCCGGTGGGAATCCTGCACCACAGGGTTTTCCCTACCGCGCTTTCACCCCCCATACTATTGCTCCGATCGGAGTAATGCTGAAAATGACCACTTGGAGGAACCGCCAAATGGCACCTTCTCACGAAGTAGGCATTAAAAGGGTTCCTATGCGAAGGGGGTATAGCCATCTCCATTGTGAGGAGGAACAGCCACCCCCCATTGTTGGGAGGCACATCGGAAGGAACAACAAATGAAACgcaaaaaatacgaaaaaatgggggtcgCGCGGGGGGGCAGACACATAACAAacgggaacaaaaaaaaataaaagaataaatgaACGAACGAGTAAGCCCGCTCAGCGCGACGGGGAGGGAACTCATAGCTTCAGCCCCGAGCAGTGGTCATTAATGACCGAGAGGTGCCCCGTAGGGGGCTGGAAAAGGTCTTCGAATTCGTTTACCATGTAAATAGCGTCATCATGTTTATAGGCGCGATTAAAATTGGACTTGCTTAGTAGACCACTGCTGACTTGGTCCACCTTGGCTTCCTCCCTCGAGACAGAATCCACACACAGGTAGGGCTGCTCGAAAAACCGGTGCGAGTAACGACCGAGCAGTTTGTACACCCTGTTGAGGTAgtagcaattttttcttcgccgAAAGTATTTTGTTGGCACCCGCTTTGTGACGCACAAGTGCATTTTCGTCGTTGGGGAGGGTTGGCCACCCGCTTGAGGGGGTAAATCAGCTCTCGGATTAGTTCGCCCATTATTTAGCGGACCTTTTGCGGGGTGACCCCCCGGGTGCAACTCGAAGCGGACGAGGACGAAGGAGCAGCCCATCCTGTGCGGCACCACAAACAGGTGATTGGGGCCAAGCGTCCTGACCGTTAACACGGTGGGGTGCGACACGTGTACGTACAGCTGGCCAttcagggggggaagcactcTCTCCATATTTACACTATACAAACGGATGGACAGGTACTGAACCACATTCAAGG belongs to Plasmodium vivax chromosome 3, whole genome shotgun sequence and includes:
- a CDS encoding hypothetical protein, conserved (encoded by transcript PVX_000800A), coding for MIMKNAIKNLATCLSCVLSLLRYVHYAYRIDNITIKKTQFSDALERTVHKINKRVQKDRAVYYDVCKYKKIPKILTERNKPKNNQKVKYIVGIENTCDDTCICVLDSNLNIVKNVIISHFKVVHKYEGVYPFFISSINQLFLKPYVEKALEGIDQSRISCFAFSACPGIAKSMEAAKNYIGERKKQNESIRVSPINHVFAHVLSPLFFHVYNDENTYTNSGQYKGGKSDQSRNERSIDMHISEEVRKDKAQMEKVKDILQILNSNDVTKRKMALLSEEEFLNCGDYVLRGEMGSEAVKNMDGEAPQDVNKEAPQNVSYKRENTSSAHKPQYSGEAPQGSRLTDGYLCALVSGGSTQIFKVQRNKKNEINLSKLAQTVDISIGDIIDKIARLLGLPVGLGGGPFLERKSAEFVRRMKEQRLSGEACADPFQPFPVPFCANNRVDFSFSGLYNHLRKIIEESKKGESFEREKDRYAYFSQKNIFNHLLTQINKIMYFSELHFNIKKICLVGGVGCNQFLISKLRCMARGRNQLQVRLNEFKRLRKRLNKRLKKISEKKFLHSKVSKEVLKGEIDFSASLAWDVYLKLLLKRKTERDILSALECFNFEDFSKLKEGGHFLLEGHSASPESEAPWSVYKTPPNLSRDNAAMICFSAFLNLHNKSDLHEDASQVEIKPTVKTRVENNFLLFSDMIVFDVFLRKFGAQGG